The Nitrospira sp. KM1 genome includes a window with the following:
- a CDS encoding M23 family metallopeptidase yields the protein MKISRLCVAGLIGLFMAPSVVRAVDLDPNPLVLSPIEARVLRAPHPVLGADDRIHLAYEIALVNSSALLVTVEKISVLSPDHNRAVIQVLQGDTLAAVMFRRGGEAFGRLLRPSHSAFVFVDVSFPRGTHLPRRLNHEFTLSLQSRDHDPSDHKDLPPRDPNAPPEVPPPPTMTFIGDPTRVEHDRPVIVSPPLRGPRWYVGNGCCAEVNAHRGAVLPINGTLDVPERFAIDFVQLTSDLRLFTGGGKRLTDYAYFGKKVYAAADGVIVGLLDGLPDNLPGTFPSDPTLQTAGGNHVVVNIGDDKFAFYAHMQRGSITRLGLRIGQRVRTGQELGLLGNSGNSDAPHLHFHVMDGPDPIDSNGLPFQFTNFEGQGRGTAEGEGLLFIGQPVPIDPTSLAGPHSEELPLNFQVVHFPHGRRDQ from the coding sequence ATGAAGATCTCCCGCCTCTGTGTAGCCGGACTAATTGGTCTCTTCATGGCGCCCTCCGTGGTCCGCGCGGTCGATCTAGACCCCAATCCTCTCGTATTATCCCCAATCGAGGCTCGCGTCCTCAGGGCTCCCCATCCCGTGCTTGGTGCGGATGATCGCATCCATCTTGCCTATGAGATCGCATTGGTCAATTCGAGTGCCTTATTGGTGACCGTCGAGAAGATCAGCGTATTGTCACCGGACCATAACCGGGCGGTAATTCAAGTCCTGCAAGGCGACACACTGGCGGCGGTGATGTTTCGTCGCGGCGGCGAGGCGTTTGGTCGGCTCCTTCGTCCTTCTCATTCCGCTTTTGTATTCGTGGATGTGTCGTTTCCCAGGGGAACCCATCTTCCGCGCAGGCTCAATCATGAATTTACCCTGTCGTTGCAATCACGTGATCATGATCCCTCTGACCACAAAGATCTGCCCCCGCGTGACCCCAATGCTCCGCCGGAGGTCCCCCCTCCGCCGACCATGACGTTCATCGGTGACCCCACACGCGTAGAACACGACAGGCCGGTCATTGTATCGCCGCCTTTGCGCGGGCCACGATGGTATGTTGGTAATGGTTGCTGTGCGGAGGTGAATGCGCATCGAGGCGCCGTCCTTCCGATCAACGGGACTCTTGATGTGCCGGAACGATTTGCCATCGATTTCGTGCAATTGACATCGGACCTCCGTCTCTTCACCGGTGGCGGAAAGCGGTTGACCGACTATGCCTACTTTGGCAAGAAGGTCTATGCAGCCGCCGACGGTGTGATCGTCGGTCTATTAGACGGCCTACCGGACAACCTCCCCGGCACTTTTCCGTCGGACCCGACGCTTCAGACCGCAGGAGGCAATCATGTCGTAGTGAACATCGGCGACGACAAGTTTGCATTCTACGCTCACATGCAACGCGGGAGCATTACTCGGCTGGGGCTGAGGATCGGTCAACGCGTCCGCACGGGGCAGGAGTTGGGACTGCTCGGGAATTCCGGCAACAGCGATGCGCCACATCTCCATTTTCACGTGATGGACGGGCCCGATCCCATCGATTCGAATGGGCTGCCGTTTCAATTCACGAATTTCGAGGGCCAAGGGCGAGGCACGGCTGAAGGAGAAGGTCTGTTGTTTATCGGGCAGCCGGTACCGATCGATCCAACCAGTCTCGCCGGTCCCCATAGCGAAGAGCTACCGTTGAATTTCCAAGTAGTGCACTTCCCACACGGCAGGCGAGATCAGTAA
- a CDS encoding helix-turn-helix domain-containing protein — protein sequence MKLKMTKSSGNVFRDIGFPREEAEHLLVRADLMIQVQKLITSRRLKQKAAAKILGVTQPRVSDLLRGRIDLFSTDALIDLLARLGAEVRLKVKVRPAA from the coding sequence ATGAAGCTCAAGATGACAAAATCCAGCGGCAATGTCTTCCGAGACATTGGCTTTCCCCGCGAGGAAGCCGAACATTTATTGGTCCGTGCGGACCTCATGATTCAGGTGCAGAAACTTATCACATCCCGCCGTCTCAAGCAGAAGGCCGCAGCCAAGATTCTTGGCGTTACGCAGCCCCGTGTGAGCGATCTACTTCGTGGACGGATCGACCTGTTTAGCACGGACGCACTGATCGATCTCCTCGCACGCTTGGGAGCGGAAGTACGTCTCAAAGTAAAAGTTCGACCTGCAGCGTGA
- a CDS encoding S9 family peptidase — translation MLSTDAFFEEQAMRTLAHIQFGGADLGECIMTMQRVPPGDMAAWHREWTATADRVAAIGDTCAAAGHSISAREAYLRASNYYRTSYLMLFGTPVSPDLVRAFERESSTFREFASRADPPLEPVEIPYEGTTLPGYFCPSARAKGPGRTLIATNGYDSTVHEMYFAFAVAANRRGYHCLLFDGPGQGRALIKQRLPIRPDWENVIRPVVDYALTRPEVDPARLALAGWSFGGYLSLRGASGEPRLGACIADPALIGLWGPMKKMFADLPPDALANPRAADPALFAPYRERIESSPVMRWKVVQRAFWVHGIESLADYLAIAREFDNQQAARSIRCPVFLAYEENDDLAATAPQVFDAMTGQKTLVRFLANEGADGHCAMKARSLFHQRMFDWLDGVLGGK, via the coding sequence ATGCTCTCAACAGATGCGTTTTTCGAGGAGCAGGCGATGCGCACACTCGCCCATATTCAGTTCGGTGGGGCGGACTTGGGCGAATGCATCATGACGATGCAACGCGTGCCGCCCGGGGACATGGCGGCGTGGCATCGCGAATGGACTGCCACAGCGGATCGGGTCGCCGCCATCGGCGACACCTGCGCCGCCGCCGGGCACTCCATTAGCGCGCGGGAAGCGTACTTGCGCGCCTCCAACTACTACCGCACCTCCTATCTGATGCTGTTCGGCACCCCCGTATCTCCCGATTTGGTGCGCGCGTTCGAACGCGAATCTTCGACCTTCCGTGAGTTTGCTTCTCGTGCGGACCCTCCGCTTGAGCCGGTGGAGATCCCCTACGAGGGTACCACGCTGCCCGGTTACTTCTGCCCATCCGCACGGGCCAAGGGCCCCGGCCGGACGCTGATCGCCACCAATGGCTACGACTCGACCGTCCACGAGATGTATTTCGCGTTCGCGGTCGCCGCAAACCGGCGCGGTTATCACTGTCTTCTGTTCGACGGTCCGGGACAGGGCCGTGCTCTCATCAAGCAGCGTCTGCCAATCCGGCCGGACTGGGAAAACGTCATTCGCCCAGTCGTCGACTATGCGCTGACACGCCCGGAAGTCGATCCCGCACGGCTTGCGCTCGCGGGTTGGAGCTTTGGCGGCTACCTCTCATTGCGCGGCGCCAGCGGAGAGCCCCGGCTTGGCGCTTGTATCGCGGATCCCGCCTTGATCGGACTCTGGGGACCGATGAAAAAAATGTTTGCGGATTTGCCGCCCGATGCGCTGGCCAATCCGCGCGCAGCCGATCCTGCGCTGTTTGCACCCTACAGGGAGCGTATCGAATCCTCGCCGGTCATGCGCTGGAAAGTCGTGCAGCGGGCGTTCTGGGTGCACGGCATCGAGTCGCTCGCCGACTATCTCGCAATCGCCCGCGAGTTCGACAACCAACAAGCCGCTCGATCGATCCGGTGCCCGGTGTTTCTCGCGTATGAGGAGAATGACGATCTGGCAGCAACCGCTCCACAAGTTTTCGACGCGATGACCGGTCAGAAGACACTTGTCCGCTTTCTCGCAAACGAGGGCGCCGACGGTCATTGTGCCATGAAGGCGCGTTCGCTCTTCCATCAACGAATGTTCGATTGGCTCGACGGCGTGCTCGGCGGGAAGTGA
- a CDS encoding VOC family protein, which yields MNWGNSGLFDDSTALEGKLFRMKTVFTACTPILTVRDITKAKSFFVHNLGFTLDFDWGAPPTYAGLHRDAVCIHLIQEGASRQKAGTGNITILSNEVDELFIQCQRNGVDIVVPPEDRPYGLRDFAFRDPDGNVINVGCDALVK from the coding sequence ATGAACTGGGGGAATTCTGGATTGTTTGATGATTCAACCGCGCTTGAAGGGAAATTATTCAGAATGAAAACGGTGTTTACTGCATGCACGCCAATTCTGACCGTGCGTGACATCACTAAAGCGAAGAGCTTCTTTGTCCACAATCTTGGCTTCACCCTGGACTTCGACTGGGGAGCGCCACCGACCTATGCCGGACTTCACCGGGACGCGGTATGCATTCACTTGATCCAGGAAGGAGCTTCGCGGCAAAAGGCCGGTACCGGAAATATTACGATTTTGTCGAACGAGGTCGACGAACTGTTTATCCAATGCCAACGCAATGGCGTTGACATCGTTGTTCCCCCAGAAGATCGTCCTTATGGCCTGCGCGACTTCGCCTTTCGAGACCCGGATGGGAATGTCATCAATGTGGGATGCGACGCGCTTGTAAAATGA